From a single Glycine soja cultivar W05 chromosome 19, ASM419377v2, whole genome shotgun sequence genomic region:
- the LOC114399257 gene encoding ATPase family AAA domain-containing protein 1-A-like — translation MVGPPYVENMEKILRTLLAKEKVDNELEFKELATMTEGYTGSDLKNLCTIAAYRPVRELIQQERLKSLVCRSKFHDDQSS, via the exons ATGGTAGGACCACCATATGTGGAGAACATGGAAAAGATTTTGAGGACTCTTTTGGCAAAAGAAAAGGTGGACAACGAACTTGAGTTTAAGGAACTTGCAACTATGACAGAAGGATATACTGGAAGTGATCTAAAG AACTTGTGCACAATTGCTGCTTATCGACCTGTTAGAGAGCTAATTCAGCAAGAGAGGCTAAAGAGTCTG GTGTGTAGAAGCAAGTTTCATGATGAtcaatcaagttga
- the LOC114399256 gene encoding uncharacterized protein LOC114399256, with protein MRVASRVAFNHEQYNGSLPTLILRLQSQTKSGKCYLVISKPRTNFWELSPHALTPMHGRVNVWPKQMLCGYLKSREANIVEVIEGGAKSLFDIIAYAYSDVDHRVWIAIIKCEAPCGSSSPTTQFTKGSITLLM; from the exons ATGCGTGTTGCAAGTCGAGTTGCATTTAATCATGAGCAATATAATGGGAGCCTTCCCACTTTGATCTTGAGGCTACAATCACAGACAAAG TCAGGGAAGTGCTACCTTGTCATATCCAAACCACGTACAAATTTTTGGGAGCTTTCACCACATGCTTTAACACCAATGCATGGGAGAGTTAATGTCTGGCCAAAGCAGATGCTGTGTGGATATCTAAA GAGTAGAGAAGCTAATATTGTGGAAGTAATTGAAGGTGGAGCAAAATCTTTGTTTGACATTATAGCATATGCATATTCTGATGTTGACCACCGTGTCTGGATTGCTATCATCAAATGTGAGGCTCCATGTGGATCATCTAGCCCAACAACACAATTTACCAAAG GGAGTATTACACTACTCATGTAA